In the genome of Sphingopyxis sp. YF1, the window CCGAGCAGATCGGCCTTTTCGATGCCCAGATCGGCCAGCACGGCGGCCGCGTCGTCGGCCATGCGGTCGTAGCTCAGCGGGCCGTCGACCCCGCCCGACCGGCCATGGCCGCGGGCGTCGATGGCGATCACCGGCCGCGCCGGCGCCAAGGGCGTGATCAGCGGGGCCATCGAATCGCCCGACATGAAGGCGCCGTGCAGCACCAGCAGCGGGGTGCGTCCCGATCGGAGGTCGCCGTGGACCTGATAATGGATTGCGGCGCCGGCGACGTTGACATGACCGCTTCGGGCGGCCGCCGGCTGGCTTGCCGCGGCGGGTGCGGGTTGCGCGGACGGCTGCGCCAGCGCGGAGGGCGCGGCGAAAGTGGCCGCCGTAGCCATCAGGACCAGCGCCGGGGCGCGGTTTCGTCGGAAAGAGCGATGGGGCATCGAACTGTTCCTCTTGCGGGTAAGACGGAGGCTAGGCGCGTTTGCCTTTGATCCATGCGACGATCGCCATTGCGTGGCCGTGGCCCAGGTCGAAATCGGCCTTCAGCCAGTCGATCACGGCGCCGGCCTTGACGCCCGGCGCAAGGCCCCCGGCGTCGGCTAGGCCCTTGTCGATTGCCATCGCCTGCAACGCGTCCGGCGTCCGGCCAGTCTTCGCCTCGATATTGTCCATATAGGCCTGAAAGCTCATCGCTCGGATCCCTAGGTTGCGAAGCGAGGGAGCGGGCGCCGGTGCAAGGGCGGCGCCCGCTCCCTCTCCGGGGTCAGGCGGCCGCTTCGGCGGGCGTTTCGCCGCTCGCCGCCGCCGGGTCCATCCACATGACTTCCCAGATGTGACCATCGGGGTCCTCGAAGCTGCGGCCGTACATGAAGCCGAAATCCTGCGTCGGCGTCGGGTCGGCCTTGCCACCCGCGGCGGTCGCCGTGTCGACCTGTGCGTCGACGTCGGCGCGGCTGTCGGCCGAGACGCAGAGCAGCACCTGCGCATGGCTGTGCGCGTCGGGGATCGCCTTGGTCGTGAAGTCGGCCCATTTGGCGTGGGTCAGCAGCATGACATGAATCACGTCCGAAACGACCATGCACGCCGCCGTTTCGTCGGTGAAGGCGGGGTTGTTGGTCGCGCCGACCGCCTCGTAAAAGGCCTTCGACCGGTCGAGGTCGGTGACCGGCAGGTTCACGAAAATCATCTTGGGCATCGTCTCTCTCCTCGGGGCTGTCGTTTGGCTTTTTTGCTTTTGGTTCGGGGACGGCGCACGGGCCGCGTCACGGCGCCTCGGGGCGGCCGAACAGCATCAACACATAACGCCGCAGATGCGCGACGCTTTCCCGCGCAATCGCCGAATCGTTCGTGGTTTTCGCCAGGACGAAGCCGCCCTGCAGCACCGACTGGATATGGCGCGCGAGGTCGATCGCGGTGACGCCCGGCGGCGCGCCATAGGCGTCGATTGCGGCCTCGATGTCGGGCGCCAGCGCGTTGCAATAGGCGGCGATGCTCGCCTCGCACGCGAGGCGGATCGGTTCGCTGGTCGCATAGGCGTCCTGCACCATCGTACCGATGAAGCAGATGAAGCCGTCGACGGGGCCGTGCAGCATCGAAAAGCGGAAATCGATGTGGCCGAGCAGCCGGTCGAGCGGGTCCGCGAGCCGATTGTGCGGCGCCATCTCGAACATCGGGCGCGCGCGTTCGGTCCACGCTTCGGCCGCCGCGACCCCCAGCGCCTCCTTCGATGCGAAATGATGAAAGAAGGCGCCCTTGGTGACCCCGGCGGCGGTGCAGATCTGTTCGACCGAGGTCGCCGCATAGCCCTGTTTCCGCACTTCCTGGTGCGCCGCGGCGATCAGCTTGTCGCGCGCGCTGCCGCGCGCCGCGCGCGCTCCGTGCCCCGTCGCCCCGGCTGCGCTCGTGCCGCCGGACGGGGTGGAGGAGGGGGGGCGATTCGCTGTCATGCAAATTTACATACCAACCAGTTGGTATGTTGTCAAATGTCGCCCCGTCCTGCACGCTGCGCGGCACTTTCGGCAACTTCCGAAAAGACTCGCCTTTCCGCGGCATTCGCCTAAAAGGACGCGAGAACAAAGCGGGCACATTGCTCGCTGCGCGGGGCCGGCTTCAGGGGGATGTCATGGTCGCGATCGTTTCCACCGTCGCCTATCTCGGCCTCGAGGCGCGCGGCGTCGAGGTGCAGTGCCAGATCACGCCCGGCGTGCCGCGCTTCGTCGTCGTCGGCCTGCCCGACAAGGCGGTCGGCGAAAGCCGCGAGCGCGTCCGCGCCGCGATCGCCGCGATCGGCCTCTCGCTCCCGCCCAAGGTCATCACGGTCAACCTGTCGCCCGCCGACCTGCCCAAGGAAGGCTCGCACTACGACCTGCCGATCGCCCTCGCGCTGCTCGGCGCGATGGGCGTCGTCGATCCCGAAACCCTCGCCAGCTATGTCGTCGTCGGCGAGCTCGGTCTCGACGGCCGCGTCGCGCCGTCGCCCGGTGTCCTCCTCGCCGCCCTCCATGCCGGGAGCAGCGAGCGCGGTCTCGTCTGTCCCGCCGCGCAAGGACCCGAAGCGGCATGGGCGGGCAATGTCGAGGTGCTGGCGGCGCCCGATCTTCTCGGGCTGCTCGGGCATTTCCGGGGCAGCGCGCCGCTTGCGCCGCCGCCGCCGGGCGAAGCCGAAGAGGTCCGTCGTACCGCCGATCTCGCGCAGGTAAAGGGGCAGGAAACCGCCAAGCGCGCGCTCGAAATCGCGGCCGCGGGTGGCCACAATCTGCTGATGTCGGGCCCGCCGGGGTCGGGCAAGTCGCTGATGGCCGCGTGCCTGCCGGGCATCCTCCCCGACCTCACGCCTTCGGAGGCGCTCGAAGTGTCGATGATCGCGTCGATCGCGGGGCATCTCGAGGGCGGGCGCCTCGTCCGCGCGCGGCCCTTCCGCGCACCGCACCACAGCGCCTCGATGCCCGCGCTCGTCGGCGGCGGATTGCGTGTTCGCCCCGGCGAGGTCAGCCTCGCGCATCTCGGCGTCCTCTTCCTCGACGAACTGCCCGAATTCCAGCGCGTCGTGCTCGACTCGCTGCGTCAGCCGCTCGAAACCGGCGAGGTCAGCGTCGCACGCGCCAATGCGCACGTGACCTTTCCCGCGCGCGTGCAGCTCGTAGCGGCGATGAACCCGTGCCGCTGCGGGCATCTCGGCGATCCCGCGCTCGCGTGCAGCCGCGCGCCGCGCTGTGCCGCCGACTATCAGGCCAGGCTCTCCGGGCCGCTGCTCGACCGCATCGACCTGCACGTCGAGGTCGAGGCGGTGCGCGCCGCCGATCTCGTCCTCCCGCCGCCTGCCGAAGGCAGCGATGCGGTCGCCGCGCGCGTCGCCGCGGCGCGGAACATCCAGACCGCGCGCTACGCCGGTCACAAGGCGCGGACCAATGCCGAGATCGACGGCGAATTGCTCGAAGCCGTCGCGACCCCCGATGAAGCCGGTCGCGACCTGCTCGCACAGGCGGCCGCGGCGATGCGGCTGTCGGCGCGCGGCTACACGCGCATGCTGCGCGTCGCGCGCACCATCGCCGATCTGGCCGGTGCCGTCACGGTCGGCCGAATCCATATCGCCGAAGCGCTGAGCTACCGGCGACAGGCGCCGCGGGCGTGATGGCGGACTGGATCGACTTCGAGGCCGAGGTCGTCGAATGGCGCGGCCCGCCGCCCTTCCTGTTCGCGCGCATACCCGAGGTCCACGTCGGCGAAATCCGCTATGCGGCGCTGTCGGCGAGCTATGGCTGGGGTGTCGTTCCCGTCGTGGCGCGCGTCGGGGCCTGCGAATTCGCCACGACGCTCTTCCCGCGCGACGGTACCTACCTGCTGCCGGTCAAGCTCGCCGTCCGGAAGGCCGAAGCCATTGCACGGGGCGACCGGATCGCCGTGGCCATGCGCGTGGGTCGTGCCCGTGCGGGATGCGCCTGACTGCGCATTCAAGTCCCGATTCTCTGCGCCTTGCGGTGGTAAAGATTTTCAAAGACATTTGTGCGATTGGGCGGGACATGGGGTTTTCTGGCAAGGATCTGACAGGTTTTTGGGGGCGGCTGATGTCCGTCCTGGCTCTGCTTGCTGCTGCCTTGTGGACCGTGCCGGCCGGGGCGGTGGCGCTCGATGTCGATCGGGCGCTGTGTCATGCGGTCAGCGCCGCCGACCGGCCCGACGCGGCGCTGGCATCGCTGCGCTTCACCTGCACGGGCGCGCCGTCCGGCTATCATCGGGCCAGCCTGTGGTTGCAGACCGATCCCGCGCGATTCGCGCTGCCGCGCGGCGACGTGGCCCTGATGGTCCATCATTCGCGATTCGACCGGCTCGCGGTCGCCTTCGTCTATGCCGACGGTACCATCCGCTGGCAGGAGGTGCGGCGGGGCGACTATGGCGCGCATTGGCGCGCCGGCGGGCAGATCGTGTTCGATGCGCCCGGACGCCGGGTGCCGCTGACCGCAGTGACGATGCGGTTCGACGGTCTGGCGAGCCATGGTCTGCTGCGTATGCGGTTGATTCCCCAGGCGGAAGCCGGGGTGCAGGCGGCGGGGATGGCCGCCGCGGTCGGTGCGGCGCTGACCCTGTTGCTCGTCAGCACCATCTACAGCCTCTCGCTCGCGGTCGCGGTGCGCCGTCAATATCTGGCGTGGCAGGCCGGCTGGTCGGCGACGATGCTCGTCTGGGGCGGCCTCTGGTCGCAGGCGCATCTCGGCGTGCTGCCGGGGCTCGCCGGGACCGTCACGGCACAGATATGCACTTTCCTTGCCTGCTTCGCGGTGGCCGTTGCGACGATCGGCGCCGTGCAGGCGGTCGACCGGCGGCTCCTGCCTTTGCGGCTCCGCCTTGCCGCGCTCGGGCTCGGCGCAGCGGTCGGCATTGTCGGCCTGCCGCTCGCGCTGATGCAGACCGAGAGCCTGGTACGATGGGCCGACGGGCTGGGGCTGGTGATCGTCGCCGACCTGCTGGTCGTTGCCGCTTACCTCGGGTGGGCGTGGCGCCGCGGATCGGTCGAAGCGCGGGATTTTCTCGCGGCCTGGTGCCTTCCCATGGTGGTGCTCGGGTTCATCCAGTTCGTCGACGTCGAGGACCGGTTCTGGGGCGGAGGGTCGAAACTTCTCGTGCTGCTCGCGGCGACCTGGCAGGCGCTGTGGCTTGCGGCGTCCGCGACGCGCCGGCTTGCGCAGCTTCGCGTCGAGCGCGACCGGGCCCGCGCGGCCGAGGCACAGGCGCAGCAACTGGCGCGCCGCGATCCGCTGACCGGGCTGCCCAACCGTCGCGGCTTTATCGAAAGCGTCACGCCGCTGCTCGATCGGGCGGCAACGGGACAGTTGCCAGCGGCGCTGCTTCTCGTCGATCTCGACCGGTTCAAATCGATCAACGACGTCCACGGCCACGACGCGGGCGACACGGTTCTGTGCACCATCGCCCGGCGAATCGAGCGGTGGGAGGGGCCGATGTGCGCCGTTGCGCGACTGGGGGGCGAGGAGTTCGGGTTGCTCGTCGTCGGGATGGAGGGCATCGTCCTCGCACGCTTTGCCGAAAGCGTGCGGCGCGGTATCGCCGCCTGCGATCATGGCGAGATACTCGCCGGCCGCGCGGTCACCGCGAGCATCGGGGTCGCCGAAGTGCGACCGGCGTGCGATTTCCAGCGCCTGTACCGGCTGGCCGACGAGGCGCTCTATGATGCCAAGCGCGGCGGCCGCGATCGCGTGGTCGTCCAGCGGCACCGCGACATACCGGGCGGTCCTGCCGGAAATGCCGACCGCGAGGTCGCCATGCTGCGCTGACGCGCGGGATCAGGCGCCGAGCGCGCTTGTCCGGTTTTCGACAACCTCGAGCGGCGGCGGCGCCTTGGCCGCTCCGGCGCCGTGGCGGCGGTGGCTGAGCTTGCCGTCGACCTTGCCGCCATTCTCGATCGTGATCGTTTCATAGACGACGTCGCCGGTGATCCGCGCGGTGGCGTGGACGATCAGCGTTTTGGCCTCGATCGATCCGTCGACAAGGCCTGCAATCTTGGCGGTCTCGGCGACGACCGCGCCCTTGATCTCGCTCGCCTCGCCCTGGACGAGGTTGGCGCATTTGAGGTCGCCGTCGATCTTGCCGTCGACGTGCAGGTCGACGCTCGCCGAGACATTGCCGGTAACGACGACGTCCGATCCGAGGATCGAAAAGGTCGTGTGGCGCGCGCCGGTCGCCATCTTAGCGGGCACCGCGGGCGACGGAACCGACTCGCTCGCGGGCGTCGGCTTTGACTTCGAGAACATCGGCTTTGGCCTCCAGGAAGCGGCGCGGATTGACCGCGACGCCGTTCAAACGTACTTCGAAATGCAGGTGGCTGCCGGTCGAGCGGCCGGTCGAGCCCATCTTGGCGATCTGTTCGCCCGCGGCGACCTGGGTGCCGACCTTGGTGGTGAACCCGGACAGGTGGGCATAGCGGGTCAGGATACCCTGTCCATGATCGACCTCGACGACATTGCCAAAACCCGATTTCTGGCCGACGAAGGCGACCTTGCCCGGCGCGGCGGCGAGGATCGGGGTGCCGATGGGGCCGCGGAAATCAAGTCCCGCGTGCATCGCGCCGGCGCCGCTGAAGGGGTCGCTGCGATAGCCGAAGCCCGACGACATCATCAGCACGTCGGCGGGATTGCCCGACGGCACCGCGACGAGGGTGCGCTCGAGCACTTCCATACGGAACAGCGCGCCTTCGAGTGCGGCGAACGACGCGCCGAGCGCCTTGGCCTTGCCCATGCGGCCCTTGTACGGAATGAAGGGACCGCCGCGGCCGGCGGCAGCGTTACGGACCAGCGCCTTGGGATCGAGTCCGAGCTTGGTGACCGCCATCTCGGCGTTGGCGGCGCGGGTGTTGACCGCCGCGAGCAGGCGGGTCGCGAAATTTTCCTGGCGCGCTTCGATACGCGCAAGCGCCTGCGCTTCGGGCGGCAGGTTCGGATCGATCGCGCTGGTCTCGACCGGTGCGGGCTTGGCGGTTTCGCCCGCCGCGACGGGTTCGGCTGCCATCGTTTCGGGATCGATGCCGAAATGGGTTTCGGCGACATTTTCGAGCAGGGCCTGCCGTTCTTCGAGGTCGGCGGCGGTTTCCGCGACGCGGTCGCGATACTGCGCGATGCGTTTTTCCGAAGCCGCGGCGGCGGCCTGTTGCTGCGCGACCGCGGCACGCTCGTCGGCGGTGAGCAGCTGGTTCACCAGAACCGCCAGCATCGTCCCGGCCCAGACGAGCAGCGCGGCGGCGGCGATGAGCGCGACGCGCTTCTGCCATGTGGCGCTGATACGAAGGAAACGCACATGGCCGTGCGTACGAACGAAGATTTCATGGTCCTGAAACAGCGCATTGAAGCGCTGGCGCCAATGGCGCAGGCCCGTCGATTGCGAAGACAAGTGGCGACCCCATCTTGTTATTTTGTGGAGCCCTCCGCCCCGAGTGCTGCGCGCCCTATCAGCACTCCACCCGACTCGCGAATCCTGCGGGGGCGACTCGCGCCGAATCGAAAGGGGGATGCGATGAACGGTGCCGAGGCGCGGCAATGCTGCCATTTTGGTGCCAATTGGGGCCGAATCGACCACCCGGAAATGTCGAGAAAATGGCGTGTCGACGCGGGAGACCGCACCATGGTTGCGGTGGAAAATCGACCCATTGCGACACTGGCTTCAAATCGTTGACGCGTTGCTTACCATTTGCGGCTAGGCGGGGCGCGTGACGCATACGCCGAACATCATGCCGCCTGCGGGTGCCGAAGCCGCACCCGGCCTCGCGATACCCGCCACGCGGCCACGCTCGGCGGTTAGCGCCGGGGTTGGCGTGGTCGGGGTGATCGGCCTGTTTTCCTATCTGCTGCTGGCGCGTCACGCACCCGACGTTGCAGCCTTTTTCGGTATCGACTGGGGCGGCCGGGGTGTGCTCAGCGGGCCCAATTCGGCGCTCGCGAGCGTGCTGGCCTGCGGGATTCCGATGGTGCTGTGGTCGGTGTTCGTCGACAAGGTGCACCGCAATCCGTCGACCGGGATCGACTGGTCGTTGCGGCGACCGTGGCGCGAGACGATCGACATCAGCCTGACCAAGCTCGCCGGGCTATGGGCGACTTGGGCGCTGATCGCGCTCGTCTATGCGACGATGCGTTTCTACTGGTTCGGCCAATATGCCTTTGCGATGGACCTGCTTGAGCGGGTGGCGCCCTGGCTGCTCCTCATTTCGGTACCCTATATGCTGTGGCTCGACCGCCGCATGGTCGAACCGCGCGACGGTTGTTACCAGTTCGGTCGCTGGCTGATCGCGCCGGGGCAGCCGGTCGACGGCAAGGCGATCGGACATCATTTCCGCGCCTGGGCGGTGAAGGGATTTTTCACCGCCTTCATGCTGTCGATCGTGCCGGGCAATTTTTCGGCGCTGGTGACAGTGTCGATGAACGAGGTGCTCGCCAACCCCTATATGACGGGGATCTGGGCGATAAATCTGCTCTATCTGGTCGACGTCCATGTCGCGACGGTGGGTTATGTGCTGACCGTCAAGCCGCTCGATTCGCACATCCGCACCGCCAATCCGTACGGCATGGCATGGGTCGCGGCGCTGATCTGCTACCCGCCCTTCATCCTGATGAACGGCGGCCCGCTCGATTATCAGGTCGGCGGATCGGATTGGGGGCACTGGCTCGCCGAGCACGATAATCTCATGATGCTGTGGGCGGCGGTGCTGATCTTCCTGACCGCGATCTACAGCTGGGCGACGATGGCGTTCGGGCTGCGCTTTTCGAACCTGACGCACCGCGGCGTGATCACCCACGGCCCCTATTCGCTCACGCGCCACCCCGCCTATATCTCGAAGAATCTGAGCTGGTGGGTCGGCTCGCTGCCGTTCCTCGTCACCACGGGCAGTTGGGTCGAGGGTGCGCGCAACGTCGTGCTGCTCGGACTGGTCAGCGGGGTCTATTACTGGCGCGCCAAGACCGAGGAAAAGCACCTGCTCGCCGATCCCGCCTATGTCGCCTATTGGAACTGGGCGCAGGACCATGCCCTGATCCCGCGCCTGTTCACCAAATTGACCGGGCGGCGGCGTCCGCTGATCCGGCTCGAACCCGATCCGCGCGTGGGACCGGTCGCCTAGCCACACGCGCTTCCGTCGTCTCGCGCGGCGGCTGCTCCTTTCCTGCGTGTCGAACGCTCGCCGCTCAGGCGGTGCAGGCGCTGTCGGTGCGACGCGCGGGCGTCGCGGCCTTACCGGCCCAGGGCGCCGCAAAGTGGATCGCGACGGCGGCGGCGGAGGCTTCGGTCACGGCCGCCCACAGGCGGTGAAACCAGTTCGATGCGGGCGTCGTGGCGGCGGTCATGGCGTGTCTCCTGTCTCCGCGCCGCAGGGGGAGGGAGGGGCGGCGCGGATGTCCTCTTCTACGCGCGGCGAAGCGGCGATTGGCGCCCAAATTCGGCATCGCTCTGACCAATTTTCGCGTCTATTGTAATTTTATGCGAAAAATGATCGATCTCGACCGGTTCGACCGCCACCTGCTCGAACTGGTGCGTCAGGACAATCTCCAACCCGCGCGCGTGCTCGCGGAAAAGGTCGGGCTGTCGCTTTCGGCGGTGCTGCGCCGTTTGCGGCGACTGCGCGAAGACAGGGTGATCGTCGCCGATATCGCGCTGGTCGATCCGGCGCTGACCGGGTCGGCGCTGACCATGCACGTGCTGGTGCAGATGCAGCAGGCGGGCCCCCAGACGATGGACGCCTTCGCCCGGGATATCGCGCGTCATCCCGAAATCACCGCGGCGTGGGACATCACCGGCGACGATGATTTCCTGCTCAAGGTCCAGGTGGGCACGATGGAGGAATATGACCGTTTCACGCGCCGTGCGCTTGGCGAAGACAAGGGTGTCCATTCGTTCAAGACGCTGATCACGATCCGGCATATCATCGAGAATGAGGCGGCGCGTCGCCCGCTGCGCGACCCGTGATGCGCGCCGCGGCTTGACGCACCGGGGATGCGGCCGCATCCTTGCATCATGGCGCGTGCCTACACGACTTTCGCCGATTTCTGGCCATTTTACCTGCGCGAGCACAGCAAGGCGTCGACGCGTGCGCTGCACTATGTCGGGACCAGCCTGGTTGTGCTGATCGCGATCGCGGCGATCGCGTCGGGGCGCTGGGCGTGGCTCGCCGCCTTGCCGGTCGCGGGCTATGCCTTCGCCTGGGTCGCGCATTTCGGCGTTGAAAAGAACCGGCCCGCAACCTTCACCTATCCGCTATGGAGCCTCGCCGCCGATTTTCGGATGTGGGCGCTGTGGCTGACCGGACGTCTCGGCCCCGAACTCGACAGGGCGGGGGTGCGCTAACTGCACCGCCGGCATTGCGATCCTCCCGACCGGTTCGATCCGGCGCGGGGCATGGCCGTCGAGGGCGGCGGCAAAATCGATCAGACTGAACGAAAGGCTGCGCTGGCGCGCACTGCGAATGATTCTAAACTTCGTATCTTCGATCTGACCGGAGACCCGCCATGCCGACCGACCTCGTCAAGACGCTGACCTATTTGTCGCTGCATCTGACCATCGGATTTGGCGTGGCCTATGCGCTGACCGGATCGCTCGCGCTCGCGGGCGGGATCGCGCTGATCGAGCCGTGCGTCAATGCGGTCGCCTTTTTCTTTCACGAAAAGGCGTGGCAGCGCGCGGGCGCGCGGCGTAGGTTGCTTGCGGCCTGACCCAGCGCCGCCGAGTCCGGCCCCCCTCATTCCGTTGCCAGCCCAGGAGACAGAGATGACCGTCAATCGCGCTTCCGCCCGCTACGAAGGTTTCGGCAAGGAGGGCCGGGGATCGATCACCACCCGGTCGGGCGTGCTCGAAAAACAGCCCTATGGGTTCGGCACGCGCTTCGAAGGCAAGCCGGGCACCAATCCTGAGGAATTGATCGCCGCGGCGCACGCGGCCTGTTTTACCATGGCACTGTCCTTCGGACTCGCGCGCGCGGGCTACGCCGGTGACACGCTCGAAACGAGCGCCGCGGTGACCCTTGACCAGATCGAGGGCGGGTTCGAAATCGGCAAATCGGCCTTGACGCTGACCGCGAAGGTGCCCGGTATTTCGGCCGACGAGTTCGCGAAGATCGCCGAGGAGGCCGAGAAAAACTGCCCGGTGTCGAAGCTGCTCGATTGCGAGATCACGCTCGAACACAGCCTCGAAAATTAGGCGGCGTAGCGCAGCGGCGCGGGCAGTTCGTCGGCCATGAAGTCGAACGTGCCCTGCAGCGGCGGTTCGAGCGGCCAGCTTTGCAGGACGCGGTGGCGACGGTGGCCGACGTGGCTTTCGACGAGCACCAGATCGCGCGGGATCCACGTCCATGGGAGCGGTACCGGGGCGAAGTCGCACGCGCCATAGCCCAGCGTGATGTGCGGCCGCAGGCCCGATTTGCGATGCAGCGGCAGGATCGCCTCCGCTTCCAGCAACGCGACGATCCGCGCATACAGGTGACGAATGCCGTCTATGCGACCGATCGTGGCCAGTTCGGCGCCCATTCCCTTGCTGACGATCCGGCCGAACGGAATGGCGCTTGCTGCGGGGAGGCCGGCCGCGAACGCGCGCGCGACGTGCTGGCGGACGAACGGCTGCGGCGTGTCGGTCTCGGCGATCGTGCACAGCGTGAGGTGGTAAAGCTGGGGTTTCAGTCCGGCAAACAGATCGCCCGGCACGTGCGGCAAATGGCGGGCGAGCCAGCCGGCGCGGTCGGCGGCGACCTGGAATCCCAGGAAATAGCGGAACATCGGCGTCACGACTTTTCTCCGAATCGGACTATGTTCCCATTATGTTCTCATGCGTGCGAGGTGTCGAATCCTTTGTTCGATTGGGGGTCGCACCACGCGCGCATGCTGACGCGGCCACCGCATCGCTAGTCGCCGATCTGGCAAGATCCGGCGCGTTTTTCCTCCTTGCCGCCAGCGAGGAACCAGCGTGATTCGTCGGGGGACGCGCTGTCGTCATGATAGCAGACGTCGGTGGCGCCGGTGCGCGGATCGATGAACACCGCCCATTGGTGCGGTCCGCAATTATGCTGCTCGCACGCCCAGGCTGCGATCTTGTCGCCGTGCATCTCGATCGGCGCTGCAGGCCCCGGGGTCGACTGGATCGCCTTGCGGACAGCGGCGTCGCCAACCGTCGCGGCGATGCCCGCCCTGACCACGGGATGGTCGGTCCATGCGACCCCGTCGACCTTGTCGAACGGATATTTGCCGACATAGGCGGTAAGGCCGGTCTCCGCCGTCGAAGCCAGCGGCGGCGATGCTTGGCTGGCGGTTGCTGCTTCGGCCGCAGGCGGTTCGCCCGGCGGCGCATCGGCCTTTCCGGTGCCGGCGTCGCACGCCGCAAGTGCGAGACCGGCGGCGAGCAGCAGGATGGTCGGGCGCAGCGTCATGGGAATCTCCTTCTCGGTCCGGGCGACCATGCCAGACCCGCGGCGGCCGGGCCACCGACATGATGACGGGCCGTCCCGTCAGCCGCGATCGAGCAAGTCGTCGGTGACTTCGAGCAGCAGCAGGGGAAGGGTATCGGCAGCGGCGATCGCATCGACGAAGGCGGCCCGCGTCGCGGGTTCGTCATAGACCATCCTGGCGTCATAGGCGGCCTGCCATGTCGCCCGGTCGGGCCATTCGGCGATGCCGATAAAGCGCGGTCCTCCGGGTCCGTCCTCGCGGTGGAGGCGCGAGCCGAGCGATCCGTAGCGCGCCCGGATCAACTCGGTTCCGCGCCGCCATGCAGTGCGGAACTGGTCTTCCTTGCCGCGATGAACCGTCCAGCGATACGCGACCACGAACATTTTCAGCGGCAGCGCACGTCGTTGCTGCTGCCACGGTCGATCGCGGTGCCTGCAACGGCGCCCCCGATCGCGCCGAGCACCGTGCCGAGCGTCTTGGAATCGCCCGGCGCGATGACGTTGCCGAGCACGCCGCCGGCAATTCCGCCGACGATCAGACCGGTCGACCCGTCGGAACGGCGGCAATAATATTTGCCGTCGCGCCCTCGGTAGACGCGGTCGTTGCTGCCGAGGCGCCGTTCGCGATAGCGGCGGTCGTTGCGGTAATAATTGTCGGCATAATAGCCGCCGTGGCGGGGATCGGGATTGTTATAGTCGTAGCGGCCATAGCGGTCGTGATAGCTGCGGTCGTAATAGCCATAGCCGTCGTCGTAATAGCTGCCGGTCGAAGCGCAGCCGGCGAGTGCGGTCGCGGCGGCAAGGGGGAAGATGAGAAGCCTGTTCATGGCGCGTCTCCTGATGAGAGCCTCCGCGCGCGGCGCCGGAATGCGCAGCGCGCCGGCCCCGGGGTCTGGAGAATAGACCCGCGAGACGCGAAGGGGTTCCGTTGGCGGCGCTTCGATGCGACGGACGATTGCCAGCCGCGCGGCTTTGCGACACGGTGGGCGAAGCAGCGGGCAGGGAACGGACGATGAGCGGGCACAAGATCAGTTTCGGTATCGACGGGGCCGCGCACCCGGCCGCGCCGATCGCGGGTCCGGACGCGGCTGGTCCCGTCATCGAATTCCTCTGCGACC includes:
- a CDS encoding VOC family protein, encoding MPKMIFVNLPVTDLDRSKAFYEAVGATNNPAFTDETAACMVVSDVIHVMLLTHAKWADFTTKAIPDAHSHAQVLLCVSADSRADVDAQVDTATAAGGKADPTPTQDFGFMYGRSFEDPDGHIWEVMWMDPAAASGETPAEAAA
- a CDS encoding DUF1905 domain-containing protein, yielding MADWIDFEAEVVEWRGPPPFLFARIPEVHVGEIRYAALSASYGWGVVPVVARVGACEFATTLFPRDGTYLLPVKLAVRKAEAIARGDRIAVAMRVGRARAGCA
- a CDS encoding peptidoglycan DD-metalloendopeptidase family protein, with the translated sequence MSSQSTGLRHWRQRFNALFQDHEIFVRTHGHVRFLRISATWQKRVALIAAAALLVWAGTMLAVLVNQLLTADERAAVAQQQAAAAASEKRIAQYRDRVAETAADLEERQALLENVAETHFGIDPETMAAEPVAAGETAKPAPVETSAIDPNLPPEAQALARIEARQENFATRLLAAVNTRAANAEMAVTKLGLDPKALVRNAAAGRGGPFIPYKGRMGKAKALGASFAALEGALFRMEVLERTLVAVPSGNPADVLMMSSGFGYRSDPFSGAGAMHAGLDFRGPIGTPILAAAPGKVAFVGQKSGFGNVVEVDHGQGILTRYAHLSGFTTKVGTQVAAGEQIAKMGSTGRSTGSHLHFEVRLNGVAVNPRRFLEAKADVLEVKADARERVGSVARGAR
- a CDS encoding polymer-forming cytoskeletal protein, which encodes MATGARHTTFSILGSDVVVTGNVSASVDLHVDGKIDGDLKCANLVQGEASEIKGAVVAETAKIAGLVDGSIEAKTLIVHATARITGDVVYETITIENGGKVDGKLSHRRHGAGAAKAPPPLEVVENRTSALGA
- a CDS encoding GGDEF domain-containing protein yields the protein MSVLALLAAALWTVPAGAVALDVDRALCHAVSAADRPDAALASLRFTCTGAPSGYHRASLWLQTDPARFALPRGDVALMVHHSRFDRLAVAFVYADGTIRWQEVRRGDYGAHWRAGGQIVFDAPGRRVPLTAVTMRFDGLASHGLLRMRLIPQAEAGVQAAGMAAAVGAALTLLLVSTIYSLSLAVAVRRQYLAWQAGWSATMLVWGGLWSQAHLGVLPGLAGTVTAQICTFLACFAVAVATIGAVQAVDRRLLPLRLRLAALGLGAAVGIVGLPLALMQTESLVRWADGLGLVIVADLLVVAAYLGWAWRRGSVEARDFLAAWCLPMVVLGFIQFVDVEDRFWGGGSKLLVLLAATWQALWLAASATRRLAQLRVERDRARAAEAQAQQLARRDPLTGLPNRRGFIESVTPLLDRAATGQLPAALLLVDLDRFKSINDVHGHDAGDTVLCTIARRIERWEGPMCAVARLGGEEFGLLVVGMEGIVLARFAESVRRGIAACDHGEILAGRAVTASIGVAEVRPACDFQRLYRLADEALYDAKRGGRDRVVVQRHRDIPGGPAGNADREVAMLR
- a CDS encoding TetR/AcrR family transcriptional regulator; translation: MTANRPPSSTPSGGTSAAGATGHGARAARGSARDKLIAAAHQEVRKQGYAATSVEQICTAAGVTKGAFFHHFASKEALGVAAAEAWTERARPMFEMAPHNRLADPLDRLLGHIDFRFSMLHGPVDGFICFIGTMVQDAYATSEPIRLACEASIAAYCNALAPDIEAAIDAYGAPPGVTAIDLARHIQSVLQGGFVLAKTTNDSAIARESVAHLRRYVLMLFGRPEAP
- a CDS encoding DUF4287 domain-containing protein — its product is MSFQAYMDNIEAKTGRTPDALQAMAIDKGLADAGGLAPGVKAGAVIDWLKADFDLGHGHAMAIVAWIKGKRA
- a CDS encoding YifB family Mg chelatase-like AAA ATPase; translated protein: MVAIVSTVAYLGLEARGVEVQCQITPGVPRFVVVGLPDKAVGESRERVRAAIAAIGLSLPPKVITVNLSPADLPKEGSHYDLPIALALLGAMGVVDPETLASYVVVGELGLDGRVAPSPGVLLAALHAGSSERGLVCPAAQGPEAAWAGNVEVLAAPDLLGLLGHFRGSAPLAPPPPGEAEEVRRTADLAQVKGQETAKRALEIAAAGGHNLLMSGPPGSGKSLMAACLPGILPDLTPSEALEVSMIASIAGHLEGGRLVRARPFRAPHHSASMPALVGGGLRVRPGEVSLAHLGVLFLDELPEFQRVVLDSLRQPLETGEVSVARANAHVTFPARVQLVAAMNPCRCGHLGDPALACSRAPRCAADYQARLSGPLLDRIDLHVEVEAVRAADLVLPPPAEGSDAVAARVAAARNIQTARYAGHKARTNAEIDGELLEAVATPDEAGRDLLAQAAAAMRLSARGYTRMLRVARTIADLAGAVTVGRIHIAEALSYRRQAPRA